TTCACGAatctaaaaaatattcatgatttcaaaTATGTGCACGAGTTTAAAAAGATGTTCCTGATTTCACGGAATTGAGAGTGATAATGTATCTTGATGATGCATCAAATGTGGGCATGGCCATTGGAAATTGTAAGGCGGATTCTAGAACCCCAAGGATTCAATAGTATATGGATATGAAAAATATAAGATTTCTGATCCTAGCGGGAAAAGGCGGGGAACAAATACCCAATAGGATAGGATCCTTGGTAGGAACTTTCGGTAATAGTTttcttttctcccgttgcaatgagCTGCCATTTTGCTATAGAATTCAAAGTATTTTGTGTCTTCAAAGGCTTACATTACTTAATGTTGGTAACGTTAAGATCCCAACCATAATATATATACATCTTCAGAACAATATACAAGCTCCCTCACAAAAAGAAAAAGATAACAATATATAAGGTCACCTTAAGAGAAAATATAACAGTGCAATATATACCCTTGGTATCATCACCTGATCACGTATCTGCGATTGCTTGATGGCACGAAATCATTAAAATATATTAAATCAGCTTCTCTTATACAAAATCAGGTGTTCCCTACCGGTTATCAAGGCCATTATCCTCTCTCACGGCGTGGGTTCAACTCCCATTCatagcattttattttattttatttccttcaTACGCCATTAGCTGGGCTATGAAAAAAAAGCAGTCACTTTGTAAAAAGGTCCCTGTAAAAAAGTTGGTTTGCGAGCAAGCAAGGGTATGCTGATATGGTAGCCACGTCTTCGGTTTTTTACCTTCCGGATCGGCTTTGGCAAGTCCCATTCATAAcattgcattttattttatttttcctccaTAGAAAACCGGCCACTTTATAAAAAGGTCCCCATAAATAAGTTAGTAAGCCAGCAAGCAAAGGGTACGCTAACATGGCAGCCACGTCATCGGCTTTTTACCTTCCGGATCGATTTTGACCTTATTTGATCAAATTAATGAGTTTCTGAACTAAATTCAATCCCCTTTTTAGTTGTTGGCCTAAAGCGTGCAACCAATTACTCACTCTTTCAAAACAAATCTTATACCTTCTTCTGTTTAGAAATAATTAAAGTTTTAGAATTATCCTAAGTCAAACTTCATTGAATTTGATTAAGTCTTAGAAATAGAAGCTGATAGCtcgcaaaatagtgggatcatcagtGATATAAAACGTCTTCTTCCACTGGATGGAAACTTTACCATCTCGACCATATGTCACTCGTGCAACGGTGTAGCTTATGATCTTCCTTTTTTTCAAAAACGATCCAATCTATTATTAAAGTTCCTCGGAAGTATAGAGCAGCTTAAACATAATAAAACTACATCGAGATTCTAAAAAAAATGACCACTGCCATTCTCAGAATAAGCTGTCAATGCCACTTTCTAAAACCACTGAACGACCACTACCATCGCCAGAACGAACCGCCGCCGTGTCACTGTCGCTATTATCAGAGCCGGTTTGATTGATGTTGTTGATGACAGCTGAGAGGTCTTCATGTACGGGTCCCTAAGGACCAGTATCCTGAAGCCGCCGTTGTTGCACCCTTCAACAAATCTTATCCTAAAGCCGCCGTTGTTGCACCCTTAAACAAATCTAAAGTATCTGACATCAAATCTTGTTACTCTAGGGCTCCGTCAAGAAGACTATCAAAAAGACCCTAGGGCTCCGTCAAGAAGACTATCAAAAAGACCAAATCTACTCTGGGGCTCAAGAAGACCAAATCTCATCGCCCCAAAAAGACTACACGAATCTACTCTAGGGCTCCGTCAAGTACGTCCATGAACGAACTCGAGAAAGATCAGAGCTCAAAACACAAACTGGAATAAGAAGCGTCGCCATCCACCTAAGTGCCCCATCTATGAAATTAGAAACAACGAAAAACTCATAACCTAAACCAGGCAACCGGGTTCCTCTCCTCGCCGGAGCAACAGAGGAAAGACGAATTCATGGGTCGCCGACAAAGAGAGGTGGCTCATGGTCTTCCTCAGCTTGGTTATCACAACAATGATGTGGTTTATGGTCTTGTGTGGCTTATGGTCCTGCTCAGTTTGGGTATCACAACAAGCGCACTCCGATGTGGCTTAGATCGGGTCCCTCATTCGCTGTAGTCTAACCACAATGGTTAAGCAATGAAATCTTTTATTCTTGCATTTTCTATTAAGTCTATATAAAAATATATAGACATCTATAACCTCAAATTTACTAtgagaatatattttcatattatatatatTTTATATTGTAGATCTCAATAGATTTTTGTTTAGACTTGGTCATTTTTCTTAAGAAAATCGAAGAAGTACAAATATTTTGCAACAAGTAAAACTTGTAACAAGCCAAAAGACTTCAAGTACGTTTAGGAACGAAGAAAATAACTCACAGAAACTATTTATTCGTTCTTACACACTGATGCGAGTGGGTAGGTAATACACACGACGCGCCCACATATGACTCATCACGGCTCAGCGGCACTTATTTATGGCTAACTCAGTAGCTAGCTCTACTACTAGTGCATCAGTTCACGACTAGTGGCGCGTCGACGCGTCGGCCATCGATCAGGCGGTCGTCGAGCCGCACGAAGCGCAGTTGCAGGCCGCGCCGCAGGAGCAGTTGGCCCTCCTGTTCGCCCGCCCGGACGGCGTCCCCTCGCGCCCGCACGCGCACGGGTTGCACCCACAGTGCTCGCCGCACCCGCACGTCGTGTGctcccccgccgccgcgccgctcctCGCCGAGGTGCACCTGCAGCCCGTGCCGCCGGGGCACGGCACGGCGCACCCGCACTTGTCGTTGCAGCCCATCTGGATCTCCGGCGTGCCTTGCTCGCAGTAGCTCTTGTCAGTTCACCACTATGGCCACACTGTATGCCAGAGCACGGAGCTGTAGGGGGTGCGCTGCGCGACTATATGAAGAGTGGGCTTAAGCGGTGGCATGTCTTTCGGACGTCGGAGCTGCCGGCGTGTGGCAGTGGACAAGGACACGTGGGGTACACGGCAGGAACTAGGGATGATGTGGTGGCAGTGGCACCTACGTACGTTCGCCACGGCCGGAGACGTGTACAATACCTACGAAAACGGCCAAGCCACGGGCATATATATCCGGTAGATGGATGGAGCAGTGGTTATTGTTGAGATATGTATATTGCATGTATATTTTTTTTACCACAAGCCGTTTTCTCTTTTGTATAATTGAGGACGTGGTTACCCTTATACCTATATATATACGTGCATATGCACCCGATCAATATATCGTGAGTTGCACGAATTCTCTAATCCTCTACATGATATCAGCCTAACTAGGACCTTCCGCGTGTCGCAACCCTAGCTGCTCCCGCGCGATCCCTCCTCCCGCTGCCGCGTCCTGCCTTTGCACGCCTCTACCTAGATCGCCACGCCACCTTGCGATCCTTCCCACCGCTGCCTCGCTCCCACTTCCTAGTTGTGCGTCGCTAGCCTCTCTGCCACGCCTCGCTACCCTCCCCAGCCGCGCGTTGCCTCCATCCCGTCGCACGCCGCCTAACCCTAGCTGCACCGCTACTTCTTCAAAACCCTAACCTCCCGAAGCCCTCCCTCCATCGCTGCCATGTCGCACTCCAGCCGCTCTGACCTTAGCAACCCCTTCGCCTCCTCCTCCGAGGTCGGTTCTCTCCCTGACCCGGCCTACATCCGCGATGTCCCAATCTTTGATCGCGTTCCGATCAAGCTATCCCACACGGAGGCCAACTTCTATGCATGGAAAACCTATTTTAACCTCCTCTTCCGTGAGTACAACCTCCGTGACCACATCGACGGCACCACCGACTTCCTCGCCATGCGTCACGATGAGGATTGGATGGCGGTTGACGCCACCATCATCCGGTGGCTCTTCCTCACAGTGTCCAAGGATATCTTTCAGACCATTGTTCGCGGCGGTGATGATGCCTACACGGTGTGGACGAAGATcatcggcctcttcaccgacaacaagctccAACGGATCGTCTTCTTGCAGCAGGAGTTTTTTGGTTGCCACCAAAACGACTCCTCCATCGACGCCTACTGCATGCGCCTCAAGACTCTCTCCGACGAGCTCAACGACGTCGGCTtcaaggttggggacgagctcctcCTCTCCACCCTCACCGCCGGCCTCAAACGAAGATCTCGGTAATGCCGCGTCCAATCTTACCCTTATGGCTAACCCTACTTATGAACGGGCGGTGGCCTATCTACGTCTTGAGGAGCGTCACCTGAAGAACCTGCGGGCTCCTGCGGTTCATACCACCTTCGCCGCCGACTATTCCCACGGCGGGTCTACATCAGCACTTCCCGCCGGGGGCCACGGCGCCCCGCTGCCTCCGCAGCCTCGCCCACCGGTGCCTCCAGCAGCCGCTGGTGCGGGTGGCTACGGCGCCCTTCCGCCTCGGCCTCCGGCGCCGGTGCCTCTGCCCCAACAGCAGCAGCAGAACCAGGACGACCGGCGCGGCCGTGGTGGTCACCGTGGCCATGGCAACCGCTCCAACAACGGCGGTGGACAGCAGCGTGGTGGTGGCCAGCAACATCAACTTCCCTCGCCACCATGGGGCACCGGCCACAATCCCTGGATCGGGGTTGTACACGCCTATACAATGCCGGTTCCCCGCGCTCCACTTCCAGGACTTCTCGGGCCTCGACCAGCGGCACACCAGGCCTTCTACGCGTCCCCCAGCTCGGCGCTCCGACACCACCGCCTCCCCCTACCCTGCACCGTTTGTCTATGGCGCGCCAAACCCCGGTGGGGGGGAGGGTGGGGGTGATGGGGTTTACCGGCTACCCCACGCCGCCGGTCTCCTACGACCCGGCTCTGCTCTCGGCGCTGCAGTACACGCCTCGGCCCAGTTCTTACACCGGTAGTGGCGACCGGTTCATGGACGCCGGTGCATCATCTCATATGGCAGCCTACCTGGGTAACATCTCCTCCGCGTCTCCTGTTCACACATCTTCTCGTATCATCATCGGTAACGGCGCTGGTCTTCCCATTACTCACGTTGGCTCTAATCCTTTTTCTTCTACGTCTAGGCCATTGTCTCTTAATAATATGCTCGTGTCTCCTCAACTTATTCAGAACTTAGTCTCTGTTCGTAATCTTTCCCGTGATAATTTTGTAACTGTCGAATTTGACGAAGTTGGTTTCTCTGTTAAGGACGCCCGCACCCGGATGGTTCTTCACCGATGTGATAGTCCCAGCGACATGTACCCCATCCAACCTTCATCGTCATCACACACTGGACCTCTCGCTCTTTCCGCCGGCATCGATCTTTGGCACGCCCGTCTCGGTCATCCTAGCTCCACTGCACTTCGTCAAATAGTCAAGGATTTTTCTTTTTCATGCAATAAAGCGGATGCTCATTCTTGTCAAGCATGCCGCATGGGTACACATGTTAGACTCTCGTTTAGTTCTTCTTCGACAGTTGCTTCTTATCCTTTTGAATTAATTCTATGTGTGGACGTCACCTATCTCAAGTAACTCTGGTTTTCTATACTATCTTGTTATTCTCAATGACTACTCTCATTTTGTGTGGACCTTTCCGCTTCGTCGGAAATCTGACGTTCCCGCCACTTTCCTCGCCTTCTACTCCTACGTGTCTACACAGTTTGGTCGTCCCATCCATGCTCTCCAAACTGACAACGGGAAGGAATTTGATAACATCACCATTCGTACACTTCTCTCCAACCACGGCACCATCTTTCGGTTAACCTGTCCATACATCTCCCAGCAAAATGGTCGGGCAGAACGCGttcttcgcactcttaatgactgcatCCGCACCTTCTGTTTCACGCCTACATGCCACCCTAGTTTTGGCCGGATGCCCTTGCCACCGCCACCCTCCTCGTTAACCTTCGTCCGTGTTGTGTCCGTTAGAACTACACCGCGCATCATCTTCTTTTTGGGTCTCCTCCATCCTACGACGGTCTTCGCATTTTCGGATGCCTCTGTTATCCTAGTGTCGCAGCCACCGCCCCTCATAAACTTGCCCCTCGTTCCTTGCCTTGTGTCTTTCTCGGTTACCTGGCTAACACTAAAGGATACCGATGTTATGATCCGGTGTCTCACCATGTCATCACCTCTAGGCATGTTTATTTCGATGAGTGCTCTTTTCCTTTTGCACAGGAACAATTGGAGATGTCACCCGCTGGAGAGGATAACGCCTTGTCTGGCTCTACTCGTCGACGTGATGCACTGGGACCTTTCCCTTTGGTTCCTGCACCGTTGGCCTCGCCGGCTCCTCTGCTGCTTTCGTCTGAGCCTTCGCCGGCCTCGCCGGCCACGCCCGGTTCTTCGCTGGCTACACCGGCTTCTTCGCCGGCATCACCGGCCATGTCGGGTTCCCTGCCCGCCTTGCCAGGCTCGCCCACCCGTTCGCCGGACTCGCCGGCCTCTTCACCAGCCTCGTCGGGGCGGTCGCCCCGCCTGCCAGTGCCCGGCGCACCCCCGGCACCTGTTGCTTCTCCGGCTACTGCACCACCACCCGCCGGTCCTACTACTCGTGCACGCATGGGTGTTCATCGGCCGAGTCTCCGCTACTCCGCTGATGAGTATGCTTGTCCGGCCTCTACGGTGCCCCCGCCGCCTCTTCCGACCTCCGCTCGTATGGCTCTTcgtgactgatacgtccattttgcatcatgcttttatatcaatatttattgcattacgggctgttattacacattatgtcacaatacttatgcctattccctcttattttacaaggtttacataaagaaggagaatgccgacagctgggattctgggctggaaaaggagcaaatattagagacctattctacacagctccaaaagtcctgaaactccatggatgacgttttccaaatatataaaaaatactaagagcaagaacttcaccaggtggtccacaccctgcccacgagggtggggggcacgccctaccccctgggcgcgccccctatctcgtggccccctggtggccctccggtgaccatcttcttctatatgaagtctttcgatgaaaaaaaatcataagccattgtcggcgttttgggaacgggggtcccagacttgcctgcctgcggcctgcggcgtggctcgagtgggggcctagtgcggcccagcttcatcagctcaagctcaagaccctcgcaaggggccaagccttgcggggtggacgacaggaggctacctcaggagcagcctcatcagacaggctcgcgaggaggcggagagatcaaggcaggggtgcctcgcgaggagcccgtgacgcaagccatgacgatcgagattaggcaggcgccaggcgggcgccggcctgcgcagtgtccttgtttccccttcggtgcaaagggagcaagcacatgccaaggcatcgggcaaaggttaccattccggtgcaacgagaccaagaccagcagagcggcacgacggaggtcaccgtggagcccaagacagcgtcatcaccagtgcttttggtagccgaagaccacctttggtcaggataacttgtactagatgttccccttcaaaatggccaattgttggtgcccttcccgctcattttttgggaagaggactagggcctctataaataggactagccccccGAAAGAAAGGgaggaggaaaaaggagaagagagaggtctagagagaaagaaagtgagaagagaaagaaagagagaaaggtccagaccaagtagaacacactgcaccagctcaagaacacctctcgcgaggccgttcttcccctatattgttcatcatcagcccccgaggcaatccaccacaccacacactggagtagggtattacaccacatcggtggcccgaaccagtataaacctcgtgtcccttgtgtgttcttctttctagcctagatttcttgcgagccatacAAGCGCgtgtcggtaggggaaagatctccgtgcacacccgagagttcgaaccttaagggtctgccggaacccgaaatccgacatttggcgcaccaggtaggggtgcgccggaatccttcttcctccGCGTCGCGTTCCGTCGCTTCGCCGTTCAGATGTCGAGCGACCCGGCTGCCAACGCCAACcactgggcggcgtggcccgcccacgccgtgTCGCCGgctcagggcgacctcaaccttgcgccttaGGCAGCCCGTGCTCCGCAGGGCACTgtggggcgcgggcgacgcggccagacgccgcctgccctcacaccacggcaggtgcgggccgcagcaagggcctcaaaccacgccgcggccacagcgccgcacacccgacgggaacaggtgaactccagggccgcgctcacgaTGTCCCGAGAGCTGCTATGGtgccggctgctggagggcggccgcaatgtgttgttggagcgagtggccgagctcctggatgccgccgcCTCAGGAGCACCTCCCTTCTGCGTCCAGCTACCGCCCCAGGTCCAGGGCGGGCCATATGGCAGTATTATACGTGCTCACGCAACTTCAAGCGGACTCCAAGGCCTGTTCAACACCAACGCCTCCGTCGGCACCGGGCGACAAGTCGCGCCGGCCCCACCTCCAGCTAGCGAAGGGGTGCACGCCATGGCCTCCGGCTTCGGCAGACCGCCGCGCCATCACCCCAAGACGACGCTCCAGGTCGGACTGCGTGGCATGCGGGGCGCTACGGTGAGGCCCACAAGGCAGTGGACCTAGAAGgttatgtgccccgcatggtggatcagggATGCGCGctggaagaagatcatggctcattcctcgggccaggctggggcgaggaggCGCCAGAAgttgagctctttcaggaaccccaagagagcctcgacaaccgcaccggcggcagcaactatcgggtaccactcattcctcaggagcaagcttatgctaaccatgggtcgcaggagatacaggtcgccgcagcagatggctgccccaatgctgcagcctcctatccctcaggaggagggcgcagggggctgcaggagaggggccgagatccgggttcCTCCCGCGgcggtcggagcaaggcgttctcaggaggtaggccctctgccggggaggtgccccagggcctgccccggcagaggacccgtggtcgtcgggggaactgctggcgaccgctctaccccattggcgtcgtccttggtctccggccgccgtcaatggcggtagagtgtggcgcaaggcggggcccttgtcaggcgatatgaagcaaggctggtacctgtgaagaaggcccagtgcctgtgaagctcgccgcccgtgacactctcacataataatgagtggggctgtacacgccccagagtctccgaagagccgccctcgggcctcgggggctcccacccacgcccagtggcagcacttagctccgcgttggtgagaagacgtcgaagactagactaggtgccggacgcggccttttgcttttcacttcttccttgttgacaagtttcttcgGTTTggttttaagttggatttgagctcaagacttgcgtgtgtttggggaaggggtgtttagtctcgttcgagcaatctctcatgTTCTAATTTtggctttgcgtccaaagttagcgttggctgccccccccccccctcacgagcccctcgcgagccgggccgggccaggcacgaCTACAGACGGGACCGCTGTCACCGCACCCTCTCCGGAGGTTCTCATCGCAGGATCAACAGGATAATCAGAAGACACCCGAGGCGCGGGGGCCCCCGCAGGCCCGCTCGGAACTCGTTGGAGTCGAAAGGAAAACAAGTCGGCTGACCCATCACCGGGCTAGCAGCTAAGCTCACACGCAACGTTATCTTTACCAGGATACTGatcgcaaacctttacatgaggggcctaccctcccaaaatgctcttacattcttCAGTGCCGAGCCCGAACCTTCTTCGTACAGGGTAAACAGCAGCGACATacggtcagtcggacatatcactcaccgcgtcttctgGGGCACCCCCGGAGGCATCGCTGGCGTCGCTGACATCGTCGCCGCCACTGCCAACACCTCCGACAGCGCCAGGCTCGTCTACAATGCCGCCTTCATCGGCGGCCACGATCACGCCGTCATCATCAGAtgcaaaggccctgacgagggcgtccacgttgtcctccacccattgtgccaggtcgccccggacggctaTGGGCATGGGTGCAATGGCAGCATCgcagtcgaagtgggggtccctgtcctgcagatagctgaagacacgggagaaggcacgcccgagcaaggcttggctcctctcttcgacaagccaacGGGACCTCTCGGAGCGGATCTCCAGAAGCATCACCACGTCGGTGAAAAactggaggttgccggcgtagCTGGCCTCATGCGGCTCCTTAGTGGCAGCCTCGCAAATGTTGCCCAAAGCTGTGTTGGCCCTCTCCCTGAGCGTTCGAAGCATGGGGGCATGCATGTGTTCCAGAACCCGCCACCGACGGATCTCATCCTCATTCCGCTGCGCGacggcctcggcgtcatcaaccctctgttggagaagaagcagcttAGCCCGGGAAGAGGCCAACTCCGCCCGCGCTGTGCCAAGGGCGGCTGCGGATGAGTCTGCACGCCGCGTCACTTCagccagtttggccctgagggccaCAGTCCTACTCTCAGCCTCGGCCCTGATCAGCCCCAAGATCGCTTCGTATTCGTGCTCGAAGGCCGAGCGGActtccgccacgcggcggtcgacctcttcctaGGCCCGGACTTTGCGCgcagcaacgtcatcctccgcctgggccaccaggcgctccctcgtctccaaccgctcaaggtcaagattgcgctcggcagcctccagcgtcagcgcctcctcgctcTTCAGCAGCTCTGCCTGGTCGACGGAGGCCCCCTTCAGCGGctcaagggccgcctggcgcagttccacttgctgctccagggagttgctccaggcttggaggtCCCATGCGCGCTCCTCCGCATCTCTGCGCTGACggtctgcttcccgagcctcctcgacggcctgggaTCAGGCCTCCCGCGAAGCCACCAGCGACGCTTCAGCCTTAGCGTTGTCAAGATCACGTTGGTGACGCGCGAGGGTGACGGCTACCTTcagtttgcgcctctcctcagcaaggcgcaaacCTTCGGCCTTGAGGTGCGCATCCTCGCGAGCAAGCTCTACCCCGatccggctcaccgcatccgccgccccctggaggaactcttggcgaagggcgcgacgctcccaagcgcgcctgagcacgtcttccgcatcaccctcttccaTCGGAGTATGCGGAGGGCCCCAAGGCGACATGCCCCCTCCCGGCGCGGGGTTGGGGGCTGGCACCCTAGCCATCACCGAATTGACCCCTCTGGGAATCCAGCGGGGCGTCGGTCCACCCATGGAGGAGGAGCTGAAGGCAGACTTCAACCATTCACCCTCATTGATCAGAGGAGGAACGCAGGGCAAGCCAGATGTGCCCCAGGGGGACTCATGAAGAAAGGATAGCGGGCGCGTAGGCTCAAGGTGCCCGGTTGAACAGACCACTCCACCGACTGGTCCGGTGGCGGGGGTGCCGCTCGAGCTCGGCGCGCCCAGAGCCAGCGGAGAAGGCGAAGCTTTGGGGGCTGGCTCCTGGGCCGACTCGGCGAATTTGGCAGGACGGGGCCTGAAAGGCCACAATCAGCCACAGGGCTAGTCAAGTAAATGAGCAGGgaaagaagaggacttactcgtccatggtgaagtacttcctgcgcttcaacaagcggcaagggcggtcgtcgccacccaaggcctccttcctcttgcggagagcCTCGAAATCTACACGGAACCGGCCTAAGCGCCCGACGCAGGGGTCGACCTGGGGCGCGGAAGAAGCATCAAGAAGATCAGCGCCGAAGGAGCCGGCCTGGGGGACGCCATCAGGCAATGCCTCGCGAGGAACGGCcggggcctcgggagccccggcctcaagAGCCAAGGGCCGCAACTCCGCGCCAGCCGCCGCTCCTGGGCGGGCCTCGGGAGGCACCGCCTTCAGGGCTTCTCGCGGCATCGGCACCTCGACATCAGTTGCCTTAGATCCTGCCGATTCTCGTCTCCCCGCTCTATTGCCTGAGGAAGGACCACTGTGGATGACAGGGGGAGCAACCACGGTggctgggttctcgcggggccccatgaAGCTAGTCGGGCgcaacccccactc
The sequence above is a segment of the Triticum dicoccoides isolate Atlit2015 ecotype Zavitan chromosome 1A, WEW_v2.0, whole genome shotgun sequence genome. Coding sequences within it:
- the LOC119291823 gene encoding EC protein III, which encodes MGCNDKCGCAVPCPGGTGCRCTSARSGAAAGEHTTCGCGEHCGCNPCACGREGTPSGRANRRANCSCGAACNCASCGSTTA